In Gadus macrocephalus chromosome 4, ASM3116895v1, the following proteins share a genomic window:
- the LOC132456005 gene encoding MAM domain-containing protein 2-like: MFSLLLFTFVASVCSQSKLLPGSCDFESSTCGYTPDTHFRSWTLNKDGRFVTVDTASEGEHQEAPEEGGVAAQRGEASARGVLLSPVLDQEDWSCLRLVYQITGAGGLEVLLRSEGKGFDRPLWSSQAPSDSWVISSMDLPNTTEPYRVAIDGSPGELQGSSVAIFEIHISPGYCLECNFEETHLCGYRNQWNTNVNWYIGGGVAVQSDLPSDNTYSKKIGHFMYVDSIYAKTFKEVAKLVSPMTTVPMSGCLGFQYQRGEKPGNRFSVYTRDQLGQYQEVWNAASENQTNWAADPSEWIPVQVDVKAPYPVQVVFEVGFNSQRGGRVKVDDITFSSEFCSADTEPTFDPSIANCDFESGLCHYTQDTNLGSAWKREAVKPNLFRDGDHTTGAGSFLLSQSRVTPGSRPGARFSYVSRLVSPLLPGNMKYCLRVHYSLRGFSQTEQALVVYLQHQSSKKQEKVWTQGERSKGIWIANDITFQTTQPSKLLFVSICRSFWDCGSVALDDISLSLGDCELKAGLSLSVPGHCDFEAGLCGYAQDKRGDAGDWMWRRGSTPTSYTGPRGDHTTGLGYYMYMEASPLVPGQGVRLRSRALRGSHLPKCLRFFYHMYGSGVGELRVHLARDGEDTLLWKRAGEQSVAWLRAVVEYHSDYQHQIVFEATRGSSVRSDIAIDDIVVENGPCKEIEIHVANGSSNEIE; this comes from the exons ATGTTTTCACTACTCCTCTTCACCTTCGTGG CCTCGGTCTGTTCCCAGAGCAAGCTGCTACCCGGCTCCTGTGACTTTGAGTCCAGCACCTGTGGCTACACTCCAGACACACACTTCAGGAGCTGGACCCTCAACAAAGATG GCCGCTTCGTGACGGTGGACACCGCCTCGGAGGGGGAGCACCAGGAGGCCCCAGAGGAGGGAGGCGTGGCGGCCCAGCGAGGGGAGGCCAGCGCCAGGGGGGTGCTGCTGAGCCCGGTCCTGGACCAGGAGGACTGGAGCTGCCTGAGGCTGGTGTACCAGATCACCGGGGCGGGCGGCCTGGAGGTGCTGCTCCGCAGCGAGGGGAAGGGCTTCGACCGGCCCCTGTGGAGCAGCCAGGCCCCGTCCGACAGCTGGGTCATCTCCAGCATGGACCTGCCAAACACCACTGAGCCCTACAGG GTGGCCATCGATGGCAGTCCCGGGGAGTTGCAGGGCAGTAGCGTGGCCATCTTTGAGATCCACATCAGTCCAGGATATTGCCTGG AGTGTAACTTTGAGGAGACCCACCTGTGTGGCTACAGAAACCAGTGGAACACCAACGTGAACTGGTAcataggagggggggtggctgtCCAGAGCGATCTGCCAAGCGATAACACATACAGCAAAAAAATCG GCCACTTCATGTACGTGGACTCCATCTATGCCAAGACCTTCAAGGAGGTGGCCAAGCTGGTGTCGCCCATGACGACCGTGCCCATGTCGGGCTGTCTGGGCTTCCAGTACCAGCGCGGGGAAAAGCCCGGGAACCGGTTTTCCGTGTACACCCGGGACCAGCTGGGCCAGTACCAGGAGGTGTGGAACGCCGCCTCGGAGAACCAGACCAACTGGGCCGCCGACCCCTCTGAGTGGATCCCAGTGCAGGTGGACGTCAAGGCTCCGTACCCAGTACAG GTGGTCTTTGAAGTGGGGTTCAACAGTCAGCGCGGGGGTCGGGTCAAGGTCGATGACATCACCTTCTCCTCCGAATTCTGCAGCGCAGACACTG AGCCGACCTTTGACCCTTCCATTGCGAACTGCGACTTTGAGTCTGGGCTGTGCCACTACACCCAGGACACCAACCTGGGCTCGGCCTGGAAGAGGGAGGCCGTCAAGCCCAACCTGTTCAGGGACGGGGACCACACCACAGGGGCAG GATCCTTCCTGCTGTCCCAGTCCAGAGTGACCCCTGGCTCCAGACCGGGAGCCCGTTTCAGCTACGTCAGTCGCCTGGTCAGCCCCCTACTCCCTGGGAACATGAAGTACTGCCTGAGGGTCCATTACTCTCTGAGAG GTTTCAGCCAGACGGAGCAGGCCCTGGTGGTGTACCTTCAGCATCAGAGCAGCAAAAAGCAAGAGAAGGTCTGGACCCAGGGGGAGAGGTCCAAAGGCATCTGGATCGCCAATGACATCACCTTCCAGACCACACAGCCGTCCAAG CTGCTGTTTGTCAGCATCTGCAGGAGTTTCTGGGACTGTGGCTCTGTGGCGTTGGACGACATCAGCCTGAGCCTGGGAGACTGTGAGCTGAAGGCAG GGCTGTCCCTGTCCGTCCCCGGCCACTGTGACTTTGAGGCGGGCCTGTGCGGCTACGCCCAGGACAAACGGGGGGACGCTGGCGACTggatgtggaggagggggtccaCCCCGACCTCCTACACCGGCCCCAGAGGAGACCACACCACGGGACTGG GCTACTACATGTACATGGAGGCTTCCCCCCTGGTGCCGGGACAGGGCGTGAGGCTGCGTTCGAGGGCCCTGCGGGGGTCCCACCTCCCCAAGTGCCTGAGGTTCTTCTACCACATGTACGGCTCGGGGGTCGGGGAGCTGCGCGTGCACCTGGCCCGGGACGGGGAGGACACGTTGCTATGGAAACGCGCGGGGGAGCAGAGCGTGGCCTGGCTGCGGGCCGTCGTGGAGTACCACTCGGACTACCAGCATCag ATCGTGTTCGAGGCCACCAGAGGTTCATCAGTGAGAAGTGACATCGCAATTGACGACATCGTCGTTGAGAACGGACCCTGCAAAG AAATCGAGATCCATGTGGCAAACGGAAGCTCAAACGAGATCGAGTAG